The nucleotide window CACGATCAGTATATTATGATTTATTTATATAAGTCAATCGTTATAAATGATCTTCCATCAAATTTTTTTGTTCTAAACAGTTGCAATTTTTTTTTATAGCGCATAGAATCTAAGTAAATCAAAAATAATTGATTAAATGAAACGGGGAATTGAGCATGAAAGAAACCATGGCTCCATCAAAAGCTAACCAAAATCAGCTATTTCAAACATATAAAGTAAAGTTTAAGGCTCTTGCGGATGAACTTCGTTTGAAAATTATGTATGAATTAAATCAACGTGGCCAAGTATGTGTTTGCGATCTAACAGACATTGTTGGTTTACCCCAATCGAAGCTGTCTTATCACTTAAGAATATTACTCGATGCGAGCTTGATTCAACAAGAAAAAATTGGCACTTGGAATTACTATCGCTTGAATGAAACCGAGGTTAAGAACTTGTTGTCCGAAGAACTCTGTTGCATTTTCTATCCGAATAACCCCTAATCACTGGGGATTACTTTTTGATTCTTTAATCAAAAAAAGTTGATGAAATAAATCGCTTATATATCAAAAAATATTGATTAATAAGGAGCAATCATGGGCACCTTTTCAAGCTTTCTAAACACCTTTTTCATTCTTTTTTTAGAACTGACCGCTTTGTTCATACTCATTAGTTTTTTGGTCAGTTGGTTACAACAAAAGGTGACAGAAGATCGAGTTAAACGCATTCTTAATCGACCAAATAAATGGAGTGGCTACCTCTATGGCGTAGGGTTAGGATCACTGACCCCTTTTTGTTCTTGTTCAACGATACCGATATTAGCAGGATTATTATCGTCTAAAGCACCCTTTGGACCGTCGATGTCATTTTTAATTGCCTCTCCTTTGTTAAATCCTGTGATCATTATCATGATGTTAACCTTGTTGGGGTGGGAGTTAACCTTATATTATGCAATACTGATCATCATTTTTTCAATACTCATTGGTGTTGTATGGAATGCTTTAGGTTTTGAGCAATCGGTTAAGCAAGTAAGGATCAAAAAAGGCGATCGTTCAAGCGAAGATCAGAATGTGCCCAAATGGAAATTGGCTCTTCAAGATGCATGGACACTCTTCTATCCCTTATTCCCTTACCTTATCATCGGTGTTTTTATCGGAGTGTTAGTTTATGACGTCATTCCGCAAGAATTAATCGTTCAGTACGCTGGAGGGGATAATCCTTGGACGATTCCGATTGCATCGGTGATCGGGATTCCCATGTATATTCGTGTAGAAACCCTGTTGCCGATTGCGGGCGCCTTAGTTAGCCAAGGGATGGACTTGGGAGCTGTGATTGCTCTCTTAATCGGCGGTGCCGGGGCAAGTATTCCAGAGGTTATTTTATTAAGCAAATTATTTAAACGAAAATTAGTTGTGGCTTTTGTCGTTTCCATTTTGATTGTTGCTATTGGTACAGGATTTATCGTGCAAATCATCCTATAAAGGAGGTGATTCCATGGCCCAAAAAGAATCAAGCTTGAAAAACTTCTTCTCAAAAGCGAAGCCGGCTCAAAAAAATTGTTGCAGTGTAGAAATTGAAGAAGTTGAATCTAACCAAGAGGAATGTTGTGATTCTTCTAATCAGCAAAAGAATAAGGAACATTAGGACTTAGAACTGGACGTTAGCAAGGGACTTCGCTTTTATGGAGTCCTTTGCTTTACTTGTTACGAAGAGATATAGTTAATTTATATAACTTTTAAAATACATATCTTAGAGTCCCCCCAACAATCGTATTCCAATGGCATAAGAACTTTATTCCAGATAATGGCCCTTTAATGGAATAAACATTTCTGACACAAAAAGCATAAAAAAATGCGGCCAACCTCATATTAAAGGATTCAGACAAGCATTACATCATACCAACCATTATTTAAAGCCATTCATATTCAATCGCACAACAATTTTTTATATTATTTTAAGGGGAACAGCACGCAGGAAAATAGAACTTAAATGCACTTTTCGTTTGTTTCCAACCCCCCATTTCGAAGCGAATTAAATTTGTCTTTTAAATGAAATCAACGACTATACAAAACCCTTGGGAATTAAGGGTTTTGTTTTTCTCTTATTTCAAAATATCTCAATGGATTTCATATCAAAACGGGCACCTTTATAGAGTTTACTATTCAACAATCGCGCTCGTTCGGCATTATAACCTTACTCATATATAGGTGTTTTCGATTCTCCCTATCCCCTCAACTATTTTAACATAGTACATTCATCCCCCTCCCGGAATTAAGAAGCCTTATAGCTATGAAATTTTTCGCGGGTCAATTCAATAAAAGCTTGAAACGGCGGGGTCATCTCTTTATCCTTATGCCAAGCTAGGTGAGTGTATATATGATTTGTATCATTCCCCAATACTAGTTCTCTCATCGTGCCCAATTTAATTTCTTTATCTACAACCATAGCTGGTAAGGCAGCTATACCAAGTCCTGCTATGACGCATTGTTTTATGGCTTCTATGCTAACGAACTCCAATTTATTTTTAGGGTAAGTGCCTGATGAATATAGAGCTTCCTCCAAAATTGTTCGATAGGAACAACCAGATTCAGTTAATAGAAGGGTTTCATTTTCTAAATCATTTGGTTTTATCTTCTTTTTATGCACTAAAGGGTGTTCAGGAAAAGCAACAAGCTTTATTTGTTCTTGAATAAGTGACTCTACTTCCAAGACATCAGCTGGTTTAGAAATATCAGTGATTAAAGCAATATCCAGTTGACCTTGTTCCAGTCCTTGTCTGGCAACTTTATCGGAATGCGCTGGTTTAAACACCAGTTTGACCTGTGGGTACCTCTCTTTAAATTCCTTTAATATCGGAGGAAGCCGGTAAGTACATTGACTTTCTTGTGCTCCGATAATTAGAGTACCTTTTGTTTCTTTGTAATCATTGATACTCCATTCTGCTTCTTGACTAAGCTTAACGATTTTGTCTGCGTATGATTTATATTGTTTTCCGTACTCCGTGAGTATTAATCTTTTTCCGAGTCGTTCAAAAAGCGTTACCCCTAATTCATTCTCAAGTGTTTTTATTTGGGAAGTTACACTGGACTGCGCAAAGTTTAAAATCTCAGCTGTTTTAGTGAAATTCAAATTATTTGCTGCTGTTTTAAAGGTTATCAACTGTTTGATATCCAATTTCATCACCTTCAATCAAATTTATCGATTGATTCAATCGTTATTATCCGTTTTATTGATTTACAAATATATTATAGGATAGAAATTGTTAAATAACAAGTTTAATTAAGGGAGTTGGAAATGATGTCTATCATGATTATCTATGGTGGTACACGCGAAAATGGAAATACAGAAATTCTGGCTGAACGGGCTGTTGAAGGGTTAGATGTGGAGAGAATATATCTGAAGGATTATAAGATACTTCCAATTGAAGACTTACGTCATTCTGAAGAAGGTTTTCTAGAAAAAAACGATGATGACCATAATTCAATTGTTAAACGTATTCAAGCACATGAAATGATCATATTTGCTACGCCAATATATTGGTACAGCATGTCAGGAATCATGAAAAACTTTATTGATCGTTGGTCTCAAACAATTAAGGATCCCAGATATGAATTTAAACATTCAATGTCCTCCAAAAAAACTTTTGTTATTGGTGTAGGCGGAGATGAGCCATTCGTTAAAGGATTACCGATGATACAGCAATTTAAATATATCTTTGACTTCATAGGTGCTTCATTTGAAGGTTATATACTTGGAAAAGGAAACAAACCAGGTGAGATTTATCATGATGAAGCAGCGTTTGAATTAGCCTCATTAATGCAAAAGAGATTATAGTCCTTTAAATAAAAATTCTTTTGTAATAATCATTTATATTTTTTGTAATTCATTGGAGGCTTTTGAATGTTTCTGAACTTATTAAAACGAGCTGACTTTCGTAACTTTTTCTTTTCAGAAATAATTTTTGCATTTGGTGTAGGAATGGGTACCGTTGGTGCAAATTGGTATTTAATGGAGCAGACAAATTCTATTACAGCAGTTGGTGTTATGCTAGC belongs to Salicibibacter cibi and includes:
- a CDS encoding permease, with protein sequence MMGTFSSFLNTFFILFLELTALFILISFLVSWLQQKVTEDRVKRILNRPNKWSGYLYGVGLGSLTPFCSCSTIPILAGLLSSKAPFGPSMSFLIASPLLNPVIIIMMLTLLGWELTLYYAILIIIFSILIGVVWNALGFEQSVKQVRIKKGDRSSEDQNVPKWKLALQDAWTLFYPLFPYLIIGVFIGVLVYDVIPQELIVQYAGGDNPWTIPIASVIGIPMYIRVETLLPIAGALVSQGMDLGAVIALLIGGAGASIPEVILLSKLFKRKLVVAFVVSILIVAIGTGFIVQIIL
- a CDS encoding flavodoxin family protein; the encoded protein is MSIMIIYGGTRENGNTEILAERAVEGLDVERIYLKDYKILPIEDLRHSEEGFLEKNDDDHNSIVKRIQAHEMIIFATPIYWYSMSGIMKNFIDRWSQTIKDPRYEFKHSMSSKKTFVIGVGGDEPFVKGLPMIQQFKYIFDFIGASFEGYILGKGNKPGEIYHDEAAFELASLMQKRL
- a CDS encoding ArsR/SmtB family transcription factor; the protein is MKETMAPSKANQNQLFQTYKVKFKALADELRLKIMYELNQRGQVCVCDLTDIVGLPQSKLSYHLRILLDASLIQQEKIGTWNYYRLNETEVKNLLSEELCCIFYPNNP
- a CDS encoding LysR family transcriptional regulator is translated as MDIKQLITFKTAANNLNFTKTAEILNFAQSSVTSQIKTLENELGVTLFERLGKRLILTEYGKQYKSYADKIVKLSQEAEWSINDYKETKGTLIIGAQESQCTYRLPPILKEFKERYPQVKLVFKPAHSDKVARQGLEQGQLDIALITDISKPADVLEVESLIQEQIKLVAFPEHPLVHKKKIKPNDLENETLLLTESGCSYRTILEEALYSSGTYPKNKLEFVSIEAIKQCVIAGLGIAALPAMVVDKEIKLGTMRELVLGNDTNHIYTHLAWHKDKEMTPPFQAFIELTREKFHSYKAS